The following are from one region of the Flavobacteriaceae bacterium UJ101 genome:
- a CDS encoding putative FtsW-like protein (Belongs to the SEDS family.): MKTFLNNIKGDRYLWAFILLLAIFSFLPVYSAGEISPLKHLVFLIIGFIIIYFTHYVEYKYFGGIAVLALPVVIILLLLTLMQGTTMGGANASRWLRIPGLGIGFQTSTLASIILMMYVARYLVKIKDKKITFKETLLPLITPILIIVGLIFPANGSTALLVFGMVSILLFIGGYPIKYLAIVIGSMIALAALFITLAYTFPDAFPNRVETWKNRIERFVDHDKDIAEDYQVYIAKSAIVNGGLIGLPKPGQSHFKYKLPQASSDFIYALIVEEYSAAGGILLIFLYILILWRILVNTTKIHTFFGTLLILAVGLPILFQAFSNMAVAVNLIPVTGQTLPMVSAGGTSIWVTCFAFGVILSVSRAIKSKEELQNERIIRNEFDQIA, from the coding sequence ATGAAAACATTTTTGAATAACATAAAAGGAGATCGATACCTATGGGCATTTATATTGCTTTTAGCTATTTTTTCTTTCTTACCTGTTTATTCTGCGGGAGAAATCAGCCCGTTGAAACACTTAGTTTTTTTAATCATTGGTTTTATCATTATTTATTTCACACACTATGTAGAGTATAAATATTTTGGAGGTATTGCAGTTTTAGCTCTTCCTGTAGTGATTATATTGCTATTATTAACTTTAATGCAAGGAACTACTATGGGGGGAGCAAATGCTTCTAGATGGTTAAGAATACCAGGATTGGGAATAGGGTTTCAAACATCAACCTTGGCATCCATTATTCTCATGATGTATGTAGCACGATATTTAGTTAAAATTAAAGATAAAAAGATCACATTTAAAGAGACATTACTACCTCTAATTACGCCAATTTTGATTATCGTAGGGCTAATTTTTCCTGCGAATGGTTCTACCGCTTTATTAGTTTTTGGAATGGTGAGCATATTGCTTTTTATAGGAGGTTATCCAATAAAATATTTAGCGATAGTGATTGGATCAATGATTGCATTGGCGGCATTGTTTATAACATTAGCTTATACATTTCCTGATGCATTTCCAAATAGAGTTGAAACTTGGAAAAACCGTATTGAACGATTTGTAGATCATGACAAAGATATAGCAGAAGATTATCAGGTGTATATAGCAAAATCAGCCATTGTGAATGGAGGTTTAATTGGTTTGCCAAAACCAGGGCAAAGTCATTTTAAATACAAGTTACCACAAGCCTCTTCTGATTTTATTTACGCATTAATTGTAGAAGAATATAGTGCTGCAGGAGGAATTTTATTGATTTTCTTGTATATATTGATTCTATGGCGAATATTAGTAAATACAACCAAAATTCATACATTTTTTGGTACACTGCTTATTTTAGCTGTTGGATTACCTATTTTATTTCAAGCATTTTCCAATATGGCCGTAGCAGTAAATTTAATTCCCGTAACAGGTCAAACTTTACCTATGGTAAGTGCAGGAGGAACCTCTATTTGGGTGACCTGTTTTGCCTTTGGAGTTATATTAAGTGTTAGCCGTGCTATAAAATCGAAAGAAGAATTACAAAACGAAAGAATAATACGAAATGAGTTTGACCAAATCGCATAA
- a CDS encoding UPF0145 protein (Belongs to the UPF0145 family.), with amino-acid sequence MILSTTNTLQGKNITDYKGIVSGETIIGANAIKDWFASMTDFFGGRSSSYEKVLIQAKEIATRELEEKARKLGANAVIGIDFDYETIGAEGSMMMVSATGTAVTIE; translated from the coding sequence ATGATTTTATCAACTACCAATACCCTACAAGGGAAAAATATAACCGATTATAAAGGAATCGTTTCAGGTGAGACTATAATTGGAGCCAATGCCATTAAAGATTGGTTTGCCTCTATGACTGATTTTTTTGGAGGACGCAGCTCTTCTTATGAAAAAGTTTTAATTCAAGCCAAAGAAATTGCAACTCGAGAACTTGAAGAAAAAGCACGTAAACTAGGTGCAAATGCTGTTATTGGTATTGACTTTGATTATGAAACCATTGGTGCAGAAGGAAGTATGATGATGGTAAGTGCAACAGGTACTGCTGTAACAATTGAATAA
- a CDS encoding cell division protein FtsA (Cell division protein that is involved in the assembly of the Z ring. May serve as a membrane anchor for the Z ring; Belongs to the FtsA/MreB family.) has protein sequence MDYQNISVGLDIGTTKIVAIVGRKNEHDKVEILGVGKAKSLGVHRGVVSNITQTINSIQEAVQEAERSSGIEIKDVVVGIAGQHIRSLQHSDYITRENNEDVINEDDIDQLINQVHKLVMLPGEEIIHVLPQEYKVDGQAEIREPIGMYGRRLEANFHVVVGHVSSIKNIARCVKSAGLNLAGITLEPLASAEAVLGYEEKEAGVALVDIGGGTTDIAIFKDNIIRHTAVIPFGGNIITEDIKSGCSIIERQAELLKVKFGSAWPGENSEAEIVSIPGLRGREPKEISMKTLSEIINARVREIMEQAYLEIKNYGHEEQKKKLIAGIVMTGGGSKLKHIRQLTEFITGMDVRVGLPNEHLAGGQHEGLSSPEFATATGLLIKGLEGKFNASETPNEADVIVDEVKSKVEESISDFDRPIAEAQAAKEVEKEAQAAKEVEKEEESRGVTFFEKWADKFRQMFNEAE, from the coding sequence ATGGATTATCAAAATATTTCAGTTGGATTAGATATAGGAACTACCAAGATTGTTGCAATCGTAGGGAGAAAAAATGAACACGATAAAGTTGAAATTTTAGGTGTAGGGAAAGCAAAAAGTTTAGGGGTACATCGTGGTGTTGTAAGTAATATTACACAAACCATTAATTCAATTCAAGAAGCAGTTCAAGAAGCAGAACGTTCTTCTGGAATTGAAATTAAAGATGTTGTTGTAGGAATTGCTGGACAGCATATAAGGAGTTTACAGCATAGTGATTACATTACTCGTGAAAATAATGAAGATGTTATTAACGAAGATGATATCGATCAATTGATTAATCAGGTACATAAATTGGTTATGTTACCTGGGGAAGAAATTATACACGTTTTACCACAAGAATATAAAGTGGATGGGCAAGCTGAGATTCGTGAACCTATTGGAATGTATGGGCGTCGTTTAGAAGCTAATTTTCACGTAGTAGTAGGGCACGTTTCGTCTATCAAAAATATTGCACGTTGTGTGAAGAGTGCAGGGTTAAACTTAGCAGGAATCACACTAGAACCTTTAGCTTCTGCAGAAGCCGTGTTGGGTTATGAGGAAAAAGAAGCTGGTGTTGCTTTAGTTGATATAGGAGGTGGAACAACCGATATTGCTATTTTTAAAGATAATATTATTCGTCATACAGCTGTAATACCTTTTGGAGGAAATATTATTACAGAAGATATTAAGTCAGGATGTTCTATAATCGAACGTCAAGCAGAATTATTAAAGGTAAAATTTGGTTCTGCATGGCCTGGAGAAAATTCAGAAGCTGAAATTGTTTCAATCCCAGGACTTAGAGGTCGTGAGCCTAAAGAAATTTCCATGAAAACGCTTTCTGAGATTATTAATGCACGTGTTCGTGAAATTATGGAACAAGCATATTTAGAAATCAAAAATTATGGACACGAAGAACAAAAGAAAAAACTGATTGCAGGAATTGTAATGACTGGAGGAGGATCTAAACTCAAACATATTCGCCAATTAACAGAATTTATTACGGGTATGGATGTTCGAGTTGGATTACCTAATGAACATTTAGCAGGAGGACAACATGAAGGATTGTCTAGCCCTGAATTTGCAACTGCAACAGGTTTATTAATAAAAGGATTAGAAGGGAAATTTAATGCTAGTGAAACGCCTAATGAAGCAGATGTTATTGTAGACGAAGTAAAATCTAAAGTAGAAGAATCTATAAGTGATTTTGATCGCCCAATTGCAGAAGCTCAAGCAGCAAAAGAGGTGGAAAAAGAAGCTCAAGCAGCAAAAGAGGTAGAAAAAGAAGAAGAATCACGTGGCGTTACATTTTTTGAAAAGTGGGCAGATAAATTTCGTCAAATGTTTAATGAGGCGGAATAA
- the murD gene encoding UDP-N-acetylmuramoyl-L-alanine--D-glutamate ligase (Cell wall formation. Catalyzes the addition of glutamate to the nucleotide precursor UDP-N-acetylmuramoyl-L-alanine (UMA); Belongs to the MurCDEF family.; KEGG: bfr:BF0308 UDP-N-acetylmuramoylalanine--D-glutamate ligase) gives MQKIVVLGGGESGVGAAILAQKEGFEVFLSDRGEIQEKYKNTLLDRGIDFEEKKHSLEKIFEADEVIKSPGIPDSVKMIQELKSKEIPVISEIEFAGRYTSAKIIAITGSNGKTTTTSLLYYILKQDGFNVGLGGNIGKSFAWQVAENEFDFYVLELSSFQLDGIVSFRPDIAILLNITPDHLDRYEYKMENYVDSKFRITMNQTEEDLFIYSKDDQEIEKRIENKEIKSQKRPFSLDEKVDKGAFVTEKEIIINTIDDIITMKIDDLALQGKHNVANSMAAGIAAKLLKVRKESLKNSLSNFEAVEHRLEKVLTIHGINFINDSKATNVNATYYALDSMESPTVWIVGGTDKGNDYTEIIDLVKSKVKAIVCLGVDNTKLLETFEGVTSHILETNCMRDAVQFAYALGEKGDTVLLSPACASFDLFQSYEDRGSQFKEQVRKL, from the coding sequence ATGCAAAAGATTGTTGTTTTAGGAGGAGGGGAAAGTGGTGTTGGAGCTGCTATTTTAGCACAAAAAGAAGGTTTTGAAGTCTTTCTTTCTGATAGAGGTGAGATTCAAGAAAAATATAAAAATACATTATTAGATAGAGGAATTGATTTTGAAGAAAAGAAGCATTCCTTAGAGAAGATCTTTGAAGCGGATGAAGTGATTAAAAGTCCAGGTATTCCTGATTCAGTTAAAATGATTCAAGAATTAAAGTCAAAAGAGATACCTGTGATTTCTGAAATTGAATTTGCTGGTCGTTATACAAGTGCAAAAATTATAGCTATAACAGGAAGTAATGGTAAAACAACGACAACATCGCTGTTGTATTATATTCTAAAGCAAGATGGTTTTAATGTAGGTTTAGGAGGTAATATAGGGAAGAGTTTTGCATGGCAGGTAGCTGAAAATGAATTTGATTTCTATGTATTGGAATTATCAAGTTTTCAGTTAGACGGAATTGTAAGTTTTAGGCCTGATATCGCGATACTTTTAAATATCACACCCGATCATTTAGATCGATATGAATATAAAATGGAAAACTATGTAGATTCAAAGTTTCGAATTACAATGAATCAAACAGAAGAAGATCTTTTTATTTATTCAAAAGATGATCAAGAAATAGAAAAAAGAATAGAAAATAAAGAAATAAAGTCCCAAAAAAGACCTTTCTCTTTAGATGAAAAAGTAGATAAAGGAGCTTTTGTAACGGAAAAAGAAATAATAATTAACACTATTGACGATATAATAACAATGAAAATTGACGATTTAGCATTACAAGGGAAGCACAATGTTGCCAATTCAATGGCTGCAGGAATTGCTGCAAAATTACTTAAGGTGAGAAAAGAATCTTTAAAAAATAGCTTATCTAATTTTGAAGCAGTAGAACATCGTTTGGAAAAGGTGTTAACCATTCATGGAATTAATTTTATTAATGATTCTAAAGCAACCAATGTTAATGCAACGTATTATGCTTTAGATAGTATGGAATCACCTACCGTTTGGATTGTAGGAGGAACTGATAAAGGAAATGATTATACAGAGATTATTGATTTAGTAAAATCAAAAGTAAAAGCAATTGTGTGTTTAGGAGTGGATAATACAAAGTTGTTGGAAACTTTTGAAGGAGTAACTTCGCATATATTAGAGACTAATTGTATGCGTGATGCAGTACAGTTTGCTTATGCTTTAGGAGAAAAAGGAGATACGGTATTATTGTCTCCTGCATGTGCAAGTTTTGATTTGTTTCAAAGTTATGAAGATCGAGGGAGTCAATTTAAAGAACAAGTACGAAAATTATAA
- a CDS encoding sporulation thiol-disulfide oxidoreductase (Thiol-disulfide oxidoreductase with a reductive function, involved in spore cortex synthesis. It could be involved either in breaking disulfide bonds in cortex components or in proteins that are important for cortex synthesis, or in thiol/disulfide bond interchange; Belongs to the thioredoxin family; Contains 1 thioredoxin domain.), with the protein MEKKIVVILLTLISCFLFSQNKLPSISLQNLNGEKVAINSLDSNKNPIILSFWATWCMPCIKELSTINDVYEDWQDETNVELIAISVDDSRTLKRVKPMVNGKSWEYEVLLDQNQELKRAFNVITVPHTFIIYKNEIIYNHSGYTPGTEEELYDTLIKHTR; encoded by the coding sequence ATGGAGAAAAAAATTGTTGTAATTTTATTAACACTTATATCTTGTTTTCTTTTTTCACAAAACAAACTTCCTTCTATATCCTTACAAAACTTAAATGGAGAAAAAGTTGCAATTAATTCACTTGACAGCAATAAAAACCCTATCATTTTAAGCTTTTGGGCCACATGGTGTATGCCATGTATAAAAGAATTGAGTACAATTAATGATGTTTACGAAGATTGGCAAGACGAAACTAATGTAGAACTTATTGCTATATCTGTTGATGATTCCAGAACCTTAAAAAGAGTAAAACCAATGGTCAATGGAAAATCATGGGAATATGAAGTTTTATTAGATCAAAATCAAGAATTGAAAAGAGCTTTTAATGTCATAACCGTCCCTCATACTTTTATAATTTATAAAAATGAGATCATCTACAATCACTCTGGATATACTCCAGGCACAGAAGAAGAACTATATGATACCTTAATAAAACACACTCGATAA
- the murC gene encoding UDP-N-acetylmuramate--L-alanine ligase (Cell wall formation; Belongs to the MurCDEF family.; KEGG: sze:AW14_00110 UDP-N-acetylmuramate--alanine ligase): MDLKKIHNVYFIGIGGIGMSALARYFKSIGKEIFGYDRTSTVLTQELESEGIHITYKDLIETIPEEIVIENSLVVYTPAIPENHIQKNELIKQGFSLYKRSEVLGLITENTTCLAVAGTHGKTSTTSLLGHILHENQVKSTAFLGGICENYNSNLILGGNEYSVVEADEFDRSFLKLSPNVMAITSMDADHLDIYGEHAALEKSFQDFVNKLPEDGVLITKKGLPIQGITYAIEEEADFIAKNIRIERGAFVFDVWNKENLYTDFKLYLPGRHNIENALAAIAVALETGLDFNQIKKGIQSFQGIKRRFSIHHNKEVVYIDDYAHHPTELNAAFNAVREMFPYKKLLTVFQPHLFSRTQDFVEDFAKSLEQVDELILMDIYPARELPIEGVTSEWLLSKIEIEKKEIGTLKNTLKKIKEKEFDVLLTVGAGNIDTLVEPIKKWLKNER; this comes from the coding sequence ATGGATTTAAAAAAGATACATAACGTTTATTTTATAGGAATTGGAGGGATTGGAATGAGTGCTTTGGCACGCTATTTCAAGTCAATTGGAAAAGAAATATTTGGGTACGATAGAACTTCAACTGTTTTAACACAAGAATTAGAATCAGAAGGAATTCATATTACGTATAAAGATTTAATTGAAACCATTCCTGAAGAAATTGTTATAGAGAATTCATTAGTAGTTTACACGCCTGCTATTCCTGAAAACCATATTCAGAAAAACGAATTAATCAAACAAGGTTTTTCATTATATAAACGATCTGAAGTTTTAGGACTTATAACAGAAAATACAACATGTTTGGCCGTGGCCGGGACACATGGAAAAACTTCTACAACCAGTTTGTTAGGACATATTTTACATGAAAATCAAGTTAAGAGTACGGCTTTTTTAGGTGGGATTTGTGAAAATTATAACTCTAATTTAATTTTAGGAGGAAATGAATATTCTGTTGTAGAAGCAGATGAATTTGATCGTTCTTTTTTAAAGTTATCTCCTAATGTGATGGCAATTACCTCTATGGATGCCGATCATTTGGATATTTATGGAGAACATGCAGCGTTAGAGAAATCTTTTCAAGATTTTGTAAATAAGTTACCCGAAGATGGAGTATTAATTACAAAAAAAGGGTTACCTATTCAAGGAATTACCTATGCAATTGAAGAAGAGGCTGATTTTATAGCAAAAAATATTCGGATCGAAAGAGGAGCCTTTGTTTTTGATGTGTGGAATAAAGAGAATTTATATACTGATTTTAAATTGTATTTACCAGGACGTCATAACATTGAAAATGCATTAGCAGCTATTGCGGTTGCATTAGAAACGGGATTGGATTTTAATCAGATTAAAAAGGGAATTCAATCGTTTCAAGGTATTAAACGTCGTTTTTCAATTCATCATAATAAAGAAGTAGTGTATATTGATGATTACGCACATCATCCTACTGAATTGAATGCTGCTTTTAATGCTGTAAGAGAAATGTTCCCTTATAAAAAATTATTGACTGTGTTTCAACCGCATTTGTTTAGTAGAACACAGGATTTTGTAGAAGATTTTGCAAAAAGTCTTGAGCAAGTAGATGAATTAATCTTAATGGATATCTATCCTGCAAGAGAACTGCCTATTGAAGGGGTGACATCAGAATGGTTATTGTCTAAGATAGAAATAGAGAAAAAAGAAATCGGTACATTGAAGAATACATTAAAAAAAATAAAAGAAAAAGAATTTGATGTGTTATTGACAGTAGGTGCTGGAAATATAGATACGTTAGTGGAACCTATAAAAAAATGGTTAAAAAATGAAAGGTAG
- the murG gene encoding undecaprenyldiphospho-muramoylpentapeptide beta-N-acetylglucosaminyltransferase (Cell wall formation. Catalyzes the transfer of a GlcNAc subunit on undecaprenyl-pyrophosphoryl-MurNAc-pentapeptide (lipid intermediate I) to form undecaprenyl-pyrophosphoryl-MurNAc- (pentapeptide)GlcNAc (lipid intermediate II); Belongs to the glycosyltransferase 28 family. MurG subfamily.; KEGG: fbr:FBFL15_0712 UDP-N-acetylglucosamine--N-acetylmuramyl-(pentapeptide) pyrophosphoryl-undecaprenol N-acetylglucosamine transferase) yields the protein MSLTKSHKFIISGGGTGGHIYPAIAIADEIKRREPNAEFLFVGAEDKMEMQKVPAAGYEIKGLWISGLSRKLSLDLLKFPFKVMSSLWNSKKIIQEFKPDMAIGTGGFASGPVLYMASQKNVPTLIQEQNSYPGITNKKLAKNASAICVAYTGLDNIFKNDNVKITGNPVRVEVFQNLPTKEEALAFFGLEKGKKTILSVGGSLGSRNKNNAWKAQIEKVKESNVQLIWQTGSVDFKNLSNNTSLQADNIKILEFIYEMKMAYAAADLIVSRAGAIAISELCLVGKPVVLLPLPWAAEDHQTKNAEALVKEEAALMIKDVVANEELVPAVLKLVQDDTLLKQMGENIKKLGKPNATKDIVDEVFRILEEKKA from the coding sequence ATGAGTTTGACCAAATCGCATAAGTTTATTATAAGTGGAGGAGGGACTGGAGGACATATTTATCCAGCAATAGCTATTGCTGATGAAATAAAGCGTCGCGAACCTAATGCAGAGTTTCTTTTTGTTGGAGCTGAAGATAAAATGGAAATGCAAAAAGTTCCCGCAGCAGGTTATGAAATTAAAGGTTTATGGATTTCAGGTTTAAGTCGTAAACTGTCATTGGATTTATTAAAGTTTCCTTTTAAAGTGATGAGCTCGTTATGGAACTCAAAGAAAATTATTCAAGAATTTAAACCGGATATGGCAATAGGAACTGGAGGTTTTGCTTCAGGTCCGGTTTTATATATGGCGTCACAAAAAAATGTCCCAACACTTATACAAGAACAAAATTCTTACCCAGGAATCACAAATAAAAAGTTAGCGAAGAATGCATCGGCTATTTGTGTTGCATACACAGGTTTAGATAACATTTTTAAAAATGATAATGTGAAAATTACAGGGAATCCTGTTCGTGTTGAAGTATTTCAAAATTTACCTACAAAAGAAGAAGCACTAGCATTTTTCGGTTTAGAAAAAGGAAAGAAAACCATTCTTTCAGTAGGAGGAAGTTTAGGTTCTCGAAATAAAAATAACGCTTGGAAAGCTCAAATTGAAAAAGTGAAAGAATCCAATGTTCAATTGATTTGGCAAACTGGTAGTGTTGATTTTAAAAATTTGAGTAACAATACTAGCTTGCAAGCAGATAATATTAAAATTTTAGAATTTATATACGAAATGAAAATGGCTTATGCAGCTGCAGATTTAATTGTTTCACGTGCAGGAGCTATTGCTATTTCAGAATTGTGTTTAGTTGGTAAACCAGTTGTATTGTTGCCTTTGCCATGGGCTGCAGAAGATCATCAAACAAAAAATGCAGAAGCCTTGGTAAAAGAAGAAGCTGCTTTGATGATTAAAGATGTAGTAGCCAATGAAGAACTAGTACCGGCTGTTTTGAAATTGGTACAAGACGATACGCTTTTGAAGCAAATGGGAGAAAATATTAAGAAATTAGGAAAACCTAATGCTACAAAAGATATTGTAGATGAAGTATTTAGGATTTTAGAAGAAAAGAAAGCATGA
- a CDS encoding cell division protein FtsZ like protein 1, chloroplastic (Exhibits GTPase activity. Component of the plastid division machinery that forms a contractile ring at the division site. Required for plastid division in a dose-dependent manner. Involved in blue light-induced chloroplast movements. May regulate thylakoid development; Belongs to the FtsZ family.): MSNNQGIVFDLPKHKSASIKVIGVGGGGSNAVNYMFEEGIAGVDFVICNTDAQALNNSPIPNKIQLGASITEGLGAGANPEVGKQAALESAEEVKAILDSNTKMVFITAGMGGGTGTGAAPIIAGMAKEAGILTVGIVTVPFYFEGNRRMEQAEVGVEELRDNVDSLIVINNDKLRELYGNLGFKTGFAKADEVLAIASKGIAEVITNHYKQNIDLRDAKTVLADSGTAIMGSAIASGNDKAREAITAALDSPLLNNNKITGAKNVLLLIVSGHEEITIDEIGTINDYIQTEAGYNANIIMGIGEDEDLGDAIRVTVVATGFPAGEQKFSREEKKTVHTLLEDQPITKVLSPETTPVTKEVGDTANPILKTPEATNVVEQKTQFNQQESQKNLFGEEAKSHNQPENRVVHTLFEEEEEEVIVATSLEIEEEIEEFVVVEKKQEIKEEFSFDFDLGSDEIEEVIEDSIENDEFIIDEENLEELAEYGFEVKTVEVNINEVEKPVVQNEESPFDNPIESVSKESSSKTIEDRRNKLKSFSYKFKQSIKDIEDSERVPAYKRQGIELSEENTTHNRSRLSLNEDSQNELQIRENNSFLHDNVD; this comes from the coding sequence ATGAGTAACAATCAAGGAATCGTTTTTGATTTACCAAAACATAAGTCAGCATCAATCAAAGTGATTGGTGTTGGAGGAGGGGGAAGCAACGCTGTTAATTACATGTTTGAAGAAGGAATTGCAGGAGTTGATTTCGTAATTTGTAATACAGATGCACAAGCATTAAATAATAGTCCAATACCCAATAAAATTCAATTAGGAGCTTCCATAACTGAAGGTTTAGGAGCTGGAGCAAATCCTGAAGTAGGAAAACAGGCTGCTTTAGAAAGTGCCGAAGAAGTGAAAGCTATTCTAGATAGCAATACTAAAATGGTATTCATTACGGCTGGAATGGGAGGAGGAACTGGAACTGGAGCCGCTCCTATTATTGCAGGAATGGCTAAAGAAGCAGGGATACTAACAGTTGGAATTGTTACGGTACCATTCTATTTTGAAGGAAATAGAAGAATGGAGCAAGCGGAAGTGGGTGTTGAGGAATTACGTGATAATGTGGACTCTCTTATTGTGATTAATAATGATAAATTAAGAGAGTTATACGGGAACCTTGGTTTTAAAACAGGATTTGCAAAAGCAGATGAAGTTTTAGCAATTGCTTCAAAAGGAATTGCGGAAGTTATTACCAATCACTACAAACAAAATATAGACTTACGTGATGCTAAAACCGTGCTAGCTGATAGTGGAACGGCTATTATGGGTTCTGCTATTGCTTCGGGTAATGATAAAGCAAGAGAGGCAATTACAGCAGCTTTAGATTCTCCGTTACTTAATAATAATAAAATTACAGGTGCTAAAAATGTATTGTTACTTATTGTTTCAGGGCATGAAGAGATTACCATTGATGAAATAGGTACTATTAACGATTATATTCAAACAGAAGCAGGTTATAATGCCAATATTATAATGGGTATTGGTGAAGATGAGGATTTAGGTGATGCTATTCGTGTTACGGTTGTAGCAACTGGATTTCCAGCTGGAGAACAAAAATTCTCTCGAGAAGAAAAGAAAACAGTGCATACATTATTGGAAGATCAACCTATTACAAAAGTATTGTCTCCAGAAACAACACCTGTTACAAAAGAAGTGGGTGATACTGCAAATCCAATTTTAAAAACACCAGAGGCAACTAATGTAGTAGAGCAAAAAACACAATTCAATCAGCAGGAAAGTCAGAAAAATCTTTTTGGAGAAGAAGCTAAATCTCATAACCAACCTGAGAACCGTGTTGTTCATACCTTATTTGAGGAAGAAGAAGAGGAAGTTATTGTAGCTACTAGTCTTGAAATAGAAGAAGAAATTGAGGAATTTGTTGTAGTTGAGAAAAAACAAGAAATAAAAGAAGAATTTTCATTTGACTTTGATTTAGGTTCAGATGAAATAGAGGAAGTAATAGAAGATTCAATTGAAAATGATGAATTTATTATTGATGAAGAAAATTTAGAAGAATTAGCTGAATACGGATTTGAAGTAAAAACAGTTGAAGTCAATATAAACGAAGTTGAAAAACCAGTAGTTCAAAATGAAGAATCTCCTTTTGATAATCCTATTGAATCAGTTTCAAAAGAAAGTAGTTCAAAAACAATTGAAGATAGGAGGAATAAATTAAAATCATTTAGTTATAAGTTCAAACAAAGTATCAAAGATATTGAAGATTCAGAACGAGTTCCAGCTTATAAAAGACAAGGAATTGAGTTGTCTGAAGAAAATACAACACATAATCGTTCACGTTTATCGTTGAATGAAGATTCACAAAATGAATTGCAAATTCGTGAAAATAATTCATTCTTACATGATAACGTAGACTAA